The stretch of DNA TTATAATCACTTCGGGGTCGTCGAAATAATTAATCTCAACTGCCGAATTTTCACTTGTAGTAATTATTTCGCCTTGATGAAGTAAAGCTCCGATTTTTGCTTGTACATTTTCGTTACCAGTTTTTAAGCTTACCTCTCCCTTTAATTTATCAATCTTCGCTACCGGTGTATTTTCTTGGCTTGGTTTTTTTGCGAGGCTATCGGGAATTTTTAATTCTAACCCGGGCTTAATCAGATTTGGGTTATCAATTTTATTGAATTTAAGGAACTCTCTCCATTTTCTTGGGTCATTTAACTGCTCTTTGGAGATTTTAGTAAGGGTATCCTTTTCTTTGACTTTATAAATTTTAAAATTTTCGGCGTTAGTTGAGGATGGGTATATTGAAATAGAAAGGACTAAGAAGTAAACTGAATAAATTTTCTTTAAATCGACCATGAAATCCACTTAATTTTATATTTTTTTCTCTTTTTATTATGTAAACAATTAAAGTAGAAATATTTTTCCTATAAATGGCGTACCTGCAAAAAGTCGTTTTTTGAAAAAGCAATTGTTCAAAAAGCCAATAAAAGTGCCATTTTCTAGCGTTGTAAAAAGCCCTGGTTTTTGCAGTAGCGTCATAAATTGTATTTTTTCAGAAAATAGGTGAAAATATTGCTGTATTTTTATTTTTTCAGCATGAAACCGCGGTAGGGTTTACAGATTAGCGTATTTGGTTATCATTGTTTATTGTATCGTAAAAATCGCAAATAAACCTTGAGGTTCGTATGACAAACGTAAAATCAAAACAATTTTGGGATATAGTTCCGGGAAATATTAGAGATGAAGTAAAAAGTATCTTAGTCCATAAAAAATTTTTTCCTGAACAAATTGTGTTCAATGAAGGAGATACTTTTAAGGGATTTTTTGTCGTAGAATCCGGGAAGTTTAAATTGTACAACATTAATTACGAAGGAAAAGAAGCAATTTTGCATATATCATCAAAAGGGAGACTGATTGCTGCCCCTCATTTATTTCAGGAAATTTCCTATTATCCTGCCTCATGTGAGGCAATCGAAGAGGGTGCTTTGAGTTTTTTTGACAGAAATATTTTTAAAAAACTTTTATTGAAAGATCCAGAATTTCTATTTGAATTTTCTGCTTTGATTGTGGA from Leptospiraceae bacterium encodes:
- a CDS encoding FecR domain-containing protein, which gives rise to MVDLKKIYSVYFLVLSISIYPSSTNAENFKIYKVKEKDTLTKISKEQLNDPRKWREFLKFNKIDNPNLIKPGLELKIPDSLAKKPSQENTPVAKIDKLKGEVSLKTGNENVQAKIGALLHQGEIITTSENSAVEINYFDDPEVIISLKQNSTLTIKKDKVKTSELNFGEAVFFVFRKIPGEDTVFKLVTPSAHAGVRGTVFGVSTDKEETSKYSCFTGVVDVKAQGKTVVLQKGYGTIVKKGEPPMEPFLLPGEIKVKTPPK
- a CDS encoding Crp/Fnr family transcriptional regulator; the protein is MTNVKSKQFWDIVPGNIRDEVKSILVHKKFFPEQIVFNEGDTFKGFFVVESGKFKLYNINYEGKEAILHISSKGRLIAAPHLFQEISYYPASCEAIEEGALSFFDRNIFKKLLLKDPEFLFEFSALIVDMIFTLKQRLTSIMLNDVKHRLLLFFEETGGKDEYVGIPIQKKHLALILGTTPETLSRSLKILEDDGIISHKDGKYKILSERGSLNQ